A region of Periplaneta americana isolate PAMFEO1 chromosome 16, P.americana_PAMFEO1_priV1, whole genome shotgun sequence DNA encodes the following proteins:
- the LOC138691872 gene encoding hemolymph lipopolysaccharide-binding protein-like isoform X1 — MAASQSDHVASPCEWRCTPMMMVALLALCLLLCTAYAVCSQCEVPLTSGIKFSIISERNQTGQWTAKVKQELGEVAGKRVSGPWNLDVGIKSVQCENNENVVMEASITGPPPGLGPDYKLIHNLGYYKMHTEGKPWYDAVRICAEEGAHLAILNSEREVQELLKMWAPFKNHFPGFEDELAFIGFHDFKTAGQFVTIFGQPLTSQGYLKWAPNEPSNGQGEFCGMLQRNGELHEGYCFHDIVFFCEREL, encoded by the exons ATGGCTGCTTCTCAATCAGATCATGTGGCAAGTCCTTGTGAATGGAGATGCACGCCAATGATG ATGGTAGCCCTGCTCGCGTTGTGCCTGCTGCTATGCACGGCGTACGCCGTCTGTTCCCAGTGCGAGGTCCCCTTGACGTCTGGCATCAAGTTTTCCATCATCAGCGAGCGCAATCAGACTGGACAATGGACCGCAAAA GTAAAGCAAGAACTGGGCGAAGTGGCAGGCAAACGTGTGAGCGGTCCGTGGAACCTGGATGTTGGCATCAAGTCCGTCCAGTGTGAGAACAACGAGAACGTCGTGATGGAGGCGTCGATTACAG gACCCCCGCCAGGTCTCGGCCCTGACTACAAGCTGATCCATAACCTGGGGTACTACAAGATGCACACTGAGGGCAAGCCATGGTACGATGCCGTCCGCATCTGCGCCGAGGAAGGCGCCCACCTCGCCATTCTAAACTCAGAACGTGAGGTGCAGGAGCTGCTGAAAATGTGGGCCCCCTTCAAGAACCACTTCCCTGGCTTCGAGGACGAGTTAGCCTTTATTGGATTCCACGACTTCAAAACTGCAGGGCAATTCGTCACGATATTTG GGCAGCCATTAACTTCCCAGGGATACTTGAAGTGGGCTCCAAATGAGCCCAGCAACGGACAAGGCGAATTCTGTGGTATGCTGCAACGAAATGGGGAGCTGCATGAAGGGTATTGCTTCCACGACATCGTGTTCTTCTGTGAGAGGGAGCTGTAG
- the LOC138691872 gene encoding hemolymph lipopolysaccharide-binding protein-like isoform X2 has translation MVALLALCLLLCTAYAVCSQCEVPLTSGIKFSIISERNQTGQWTAKVKQELGEVAGKRVSGPWNLDVGIKSVQCENNENVVMEASITGPPPGLGPDYKLIHNLGYYKMHTEGKPWYDAVRICAEEGAHLAILNSEREVQELLKMWAPFKNHFPGFEDELAFIGFHDFKTAGQFVTIFGQPLTSQGYLKWAPNEPSNGQGEFCGMLQRNGELHEGYCFHDIVFFCEREL, from the exons ATGGTAGCCCTGCTCGCGTTGTGCCTGCTGCTATGCACGGCGTACGCCGTCTGTTCCCAGTGCGAGGTCCCCTTGACGTCTGGCATCAAGTTTTCCATCATCAGCGAGCGCAATCAGACTGGACAATGGACCGCAAAA GTAAAGCAAGAACTGGGCGAAGTGGCAGGCAAACGTGTGAGCGGTCCGTGGAACCTGGATGTTGGCATCAAGTCCGTCCAGTGTGAGAACAACGAGAACGTCGTGATGGAGGCGTCGATTACAG gACCCCCGCCAGGTCTCGGCCCTGACTACAAGCTGATCCATAACCTGGGGTACTACAAGATGCACACTGAGGGCAAGCCATGGTACGATGCCGTCCGCATCTGCGCCGAGGAAGGCGCCCACCTCGCCATTCTAAACTCAGAACGTGAGGTGCAGGAGCTGCTGAAAATGTGGGCCCCCTTCAAGAACCACTTCCCTGGCTTCGAGGACGAGTTAGCCTTTATTGGATTCCACGACTTCAAAACTGCAGGGCAATTCGTCACGATATTTG GGCAGCCATTAACTTCCCAGGGATACTTGAAGTGGGCTCCAAATGAGCCCAGCAACGGACAAGGCGAATTCTGTGGTATGCTGCAACGAAATGGGGAGCTGCATGAAGGGTATTGCTTCCACGACATCGTGTTCTTCTGTGAGAGGGAGCTGTAG